From a single Bacillus pseudomycoides DSM 12442 genomic region:
- a CDS encoding YqcI/YcgG family protein: MSKSYLLDNQEIKTRSDIPSWVSKEFENFSNVVLEPTFPCYFGLTALKKNELRYSFLSQDDWSHLPKTLFSFLQLMNERPVVRRGFFLFVEPECEERSLEYYRMYFWRVLQYLHEKDEQPWPEQIPKNPDHYLWEFSFGGEPMFAFGNAPAYKQRKTRHLGNSLIIGFQPRIIFDGLEGDRPKGAYSRQTVRERVEKWDQLPKHPNISHYGDPNHQEWKQYFIGDDIEPIEGKCPFHHKVLK; the protein is encoded by the coding sequence ATGAGTAAGTCTTATTTGTTAGATAATCAAGAAATTAAAACTAGGAGTGATATACCAAGTTGGGTTTCAAAAGAATTTGAGAATTTTTCTAATGTTGTATTAGAGCCAACTTTTCCGTGCTATTTTGGCTTAACGGCCTTAAAGAAAAATGAACTTCGTTACTCGTTTTTATCTCAGGATGATTGGAGTCATTTACCCAAGACTCTGTTTTCTTTTTTACAGTTAATGAATGAGCGACCAGTTGTAAGAAGAGGTTTTTTTCTTTTTGTTGAGCCAGAGTGTGAAGAAAGATCGCTCGAATATTACCGCATGTACTTTTGGAGAGTGCTACAATATTTACATGAAAAGGATGAACAGCCATGGCCAGAGCAAATTCCAAAAAATCCAGATCATTACTTATGGGAATTTTCATTTGGTGGGGAGCCGATGTTTGCATTTGGGAATGCTCCTGCCTATAAACAGAGAAAAACGAGGCATTTAGGAAATTCGCTCATTATAGGATTTCAGCCACGGATCATATTTGATGGATTAGAAGGAGATCGACCGAAAGGGGCATATTCCAGACAAACGGTTAGAGAACGAGTGGAAAAGTGGGATCAGCTGCCGAAACATCCCAATATAAGTCACTATGGTGATCCGAATCATCAGGAATGGAAACAATATTTTATTGGAGATGACATCGAACCAATCGAAGGAAAATGTCCATTTCATCATAAAGTACTAAAATGA
- a CDS encoding DUF485 domain-containing protein, whose amino-acid sequence MKRESSARKLQSEVNYTEVVQSAEFQALLEKKRKFIVPMSIFFLSFFIALPLLTSYSKVLNTPAFGDVTWAWIFAFTQFVMTWSLCMMYNKKAESFDKTSQKILQDIQKGRG is encoded by the coding sequence ATGAAACGAGAGAGTTCAGCACGTAAGTTGCAAAGTGAGGTAAATTATACAGAAGTCGTCCAGTCAGCGGAATTTCAAGCATTGCTAGAAAAGAAGCGAAAGTTTATTGTTCCGATGAGCATTTTCTTTTTAAGCTTTTTTATTGCTCTGCCGCTTTTGACTTCTTATTCAAAAGTGTTGAATACACCAGCGTTTGGAGATGTTACATGGGCGTGGATCTTTGCTTTTACACAATTTGTTATGACGTGGTCGTTATGTATGATGTATAACAAAAAAGCGGAATCGTTCGACAAAACTTCGCAAAAAATTCTTCAAGATATACAAAAAGGGAGGGGATAA
- a CDS encoding LysE family transporter, with product MFGAIIQQFILGISLAAPVGPINIEMLKRGIERGFWHAWFVGIGGMSADILFMLLIYFGLSSVFMYTYVQAFMYCIGFFLLFYLGFQSVKQGISHSNMEYKQEEVGGLRQSFMAGFLIAVSNPLNLVFWFGVYGSTLNSLLTKVTKQEAFLYSLCIIGGIILWNLNIAFSVHFGRTVLKPKVLGYITAGAGFILVGYSIHFAYKALQLFI from the coding sequence ATGTTTGGAGCAATTATACAGCAATTTATACTAGGAATTTCACTAGCGGCACCAGTAGGGCCAATTAATATTGAAATGTTAAAAAGAGGGATCGAACGTGGGTTTTGGCATGCTTGGTTTGTTGGGATAGGAGGCATGAGTGCAGATATTTTATTTATGCTGCTTATTTACTTTGGATTATCTTCTGTATTTATGTATACATATGTACAAGCATTTATGTATTGTATAGGTTTTTTCTTATTGTTTTATTTAGGATTTCAAAGTGTAAAACAAGGAATTTCACATTCAAATATGGAATATAAACAAGAAGAGGTAGGTGGACTTCGTCAATCCTTTATGGCAGGATTTTTAATTGCGGTATCTAATCCGTTAAATCTTGTCTTTTGGTTTGGTGTATATGGGAGTACGCTTAATTCACTGCTCACGAAAGTAACAAAACAAGAGGCCTTTTTATATAGTCTTTGCATAATTGGTGGCATTATTTTATGGAATTTAAATATTGCCTTTTCTGTTCATTTTGGACGCACAGTGCTTAAACCAAAGGTACTCGGTTATATTACAGCGGGAGCTGGATTTATCTTAGTCGGGTATTCGATTCATTTTGCGTATAAAGCTTTACAGTTGTTCATATAA
- a CDS encoding solute symporter family protein — MNVTAFALFLIIVLGTLVITYFASKKTKNASEFYTAGGGLTGWQNGLAIAGDYMSAASFLGIAGAIALTGFDGFFYSIGFLVAYLVVLYLVAEPLRNLGKYTLADMIAARFDARKVRGVAALNTMTISIFYMIAQLVGAGALIKLLLGIEYTTSVLIVGTLMTVYVIFGGMTATSWVQIVKAVLLMAGTFIISVIVFAKFNFSVTEMFAQMKTATPLKEAFLNPGVKYKNGLDTISLNLGLVLGTAGLPHILVRFFTVRDAKTARQSVVYATWLIGAFYIMTIFLGFGAAAFVGNAAIIQANPAGNMAAPLLAKALGGDFLFAFVSAIAFATILAVVAGLVLTAASAFAHDFYNEIIRRGKSTEKEQVSMARYASIGVAVLSIILALFAQTLNVAFLVSLAFAVAASANLPVILFTIYWKRFNTTGAICGMVVGLVSAIVLVALSPNVWNPEAGKAIFVGKALFPYTTPGIISIPLGFLAAYLGTIFSSKKEDAAKFDEILVKSNTGHGVSDVSAH; from the coding sequence TTGAACGTAACGGCGTTTGCACTTTTTTTAATTATCGTTCTTGGTACGCTCGTCATTACATATTTTGCATCGAAAAAGACGAAAAATGCGAGCGAGTTTTATACGGCAGGAGGAGGCTTAACTGGGTGGCAAAATGGTTTGGCCATTGCGGGAGATTATATGTCAGCTGCTTCTTTTTTAGGGATTGCAGGCGCAATCGCATTAACTGGATTTGATGGTTTCTTTTATAGCATAGGCTTTCTTGTTGCCTATTTAGTTGTATTATATCTGGTTGCTGAACCGCTTAGAAACTTAGGGAAATATACATTAGCTGATATGATTGCAGCACGTTTTGATGCGAGAAAAGTGCGCGGAGTTGCAGCTTTAAATACGATGACGATTTCAATTTTCTATATGATTGCACAGCTTGTGGGAGCAGGAGCACTTATTAAATTATTATTAGGGATTGAATATACGACATCCGTCTTAATTGTTGGAACGTTAATGACGGTGTATGTGATTTTTGGAGGTATGACAGCGACGAGTTGGGTGCAAATTGTAAAAGCTGTCTTGCTAATGGCAGGGACATTTATTATTTCAGTAATTGTATTTGCTAAATTTAATTTTAGCGTGACAGAAATGTTTGCGCAGATGAAAACGGCAACACCTCTAAAAGAGGCATTTTTAAATCCAGGTGTGAAATATAAAAATGGATTAGATACGATTTCTTTAAATTTAGGTCTTGTTTTAGGAACAGCTGGTTTACCTCATATTCTTGTTCGCTTTTTCACTGTTCGTGACGCGAAAACAGCACGTCAGTCTGTTGTATATGCAACGTGGTTAATTGGTGCATTTTATATTATGACCATTTTCCTAGGTTTTGGTGCAGCTGCATTTGTAGGGAATGCTGCAATTATTCAGGCAAATCCAGCTGGTAATATGGCAGCACCTTTATTAGCAAAAGCACTTGGGGGAGATTTCTTATTTGCATTCGTTTCTGCAATTGCATTCGCGACGATTTTAGCCGTTGTAGCTGGTTTAGTTTTAACAGCCGCTTCAGCTTTCGCACATGATTTCTATAATGAAATTATTCGCCGAGGAAAATCAACAGAAAAAGAGCAGGTGTCCATGGCACGCTATGCATCAATTGGTGTAGCTGTATTATCTATTATTTTAGCGTTATTTGCTCAAACGTTAAATGTTGCGTTTCTAGTGTCGTTAGCATTTGCGGTTGCTGCAAGTGCTAACTTACCAGTGATTTTGTTTACAATTTATTGGAAACGTTTTAATACAACAGGAGCAATTTGTGGAATGGTTGTTGGGTTAGTATCAGCTATCGTATTAGTGGCACTAAGCCCGAATGTTTGGAATCCTGAAGCTGGGAAAGCAATCTTTGTTGGAAAAGCATTATTCCCTTATACAACACCTGGAATTATTTCTATTCCACTTGGATTTTTAGCAGCGTATTTAGGGACAATCTTTTCAAGTAAGAAAGAAGATGCAGCGAAGTTCGATGAAATCCTTGTTAAATCTAACACAGGTCATGGAGTTAGTGACGTGTCTGCGCATTAA
- a CDS encoding DUF2564 family protein has translation MGSHVNDFEEVKFRVETAQKMVGSATITMDPESLQHATTAVESARSQLETMKSVATDLDEPFLMNEEKKLSLCEHQLKEAKH, from the coding sequence ATGGGTTCACATGTAAATGATTTTGAAGAAGTAAAATTCCGTGTAGAAACAGCACAAAAAATGGTAGGTTCTGCTACAATTACAATGGATCCTGAATCACTGCAGCATGCGACGACTGCAGTAGAATCTGCACGCTCTCAGCTTGAAACAATGAAATCTGTTGCAACAGATTTAGACGAGCCTTTCTTAATGAATGAAGAAAAAAAACTAAGCCTATGCGAACACCAATTGAAAGAAGCTAAGCATTAA
- a CDS encoding aspartate aminotransferase family protein: MKTKQSDALLAKDEKYVWHGMRPFSPNSTMVGAKAEGCWVEDIEGKRYLDGMSGLWCVNSGYGRKELAEAAYEQLQKLSYFPMSQSHEPAIQLAEKLNEWLGGEYVIFFSNSGSEANETAFKVARQYYAHKGESHRYKFMSRYRGYHGNTMATMAATGQAQRRYQYEPFASGFLHVTPPDCYRMPEISSQNIYDVECVKEIDRVMTWELSETIAGLIMEPIITGGGILMPPQDYMKAVHETCQKHGALLISDEVICGFGRTGKAFGFMNYDVKPDIITMAKGITSAYLPLSATAVKKEIYEAFKGKGEYEFFRHINTFGGNPAACALALKNLEIMENENLIERSAQMGSLLLEQLKEEIGDDHPLVGDIRGKGLLVGIELVNDKGTKEPIDNDKIVSVVNACKEKGLIIGRNGMTTAGYNNVLTLAPPLIISSEEIAFVVGTLKTAMERI, from the coding sequence ATGAAAACGAAACAATCAGATGCATTATTAGCAAAGGATGAAAAGTATGTGTGGCATGGAATGCGTCCTTTTAGTCCAAATAGTACAATGGTTGGGGCAAAAGCAGAAGGATGCTGGGTAGAAGATATAGAGGGGAAACGGTACTTAGATGGGATGAGTGGGCTTTGGTGTGTGAATAGTGGATATGGAAGAAAAGAGCTTGCTGAAGCAGCGTATGAGCAATTGCAAAAATTATCATATTTTCCAATGTCACAATCTCATGAACCTGCAATTCAGCTTGCTGAAAAGTTAAATGAATGGCTTGGAGGAGAGTATGTTATTTTCTTCTCTAACAGTGGATCGGAAGCGAATGAAACAGCATTTAAAGTTGCTCGTCAATATTATGCTCATAAGGGAGAGTCACACCGTTATAAATTTATGTCACGTTATCGTGGTTATCATGGAAATACAATGGCGACGATGGCAGCGACAGGACAGGCACAGCGGAGGTATCAGTATGAGCCATTTGCTTCTGGCTTTTTACATGTTACGCCACCAGATTGTTACCGAATGCCAGAGATTTCGTCACAAAATATTTATGATGTAGAGTGTGTGAAAGAAATTGATCGTGTTATGACGTGGGAACTAAGTGAAACGATAGCTGGATTGATTATGGAACCAATTATTACAGGCGGAGGAATTTTGATGCCCCCGCAAGATTATATGAAAGCTGTTCATGAGACGTGTCAAAAACATGGTGCATTGCTAATTAGTGACGAAGTAATTTGTGGTTTCGGTCGTACAGGAAAAGCGTTTGGTTTTATGAATTATGATGTAAAGCCTGACATTATTACAATGGCAAAAGGGATTACAAGTGCATACTTACCGTTATCAGCAACAGCAGTGAAGAAAGAGATTTATGAAGCATTTAAAGGAAAGGGAGAATATGAATTTTTCCGTCATATTAACACGTTTGGTGGCAATCCAGCAGCTTGTGCGTTAGCACTTAAAAACTTAGAGATTATGGAAAACGAAAATTTAATTGAGCGTTCTGCACAAATGGGATCGCTTTTATTAGAGCAATTAAAAGAAGAAATAGGAGATGATCATCCACTTGTTGGAGATATTAGAGGGAAAGGGTTGCTAGTTGGCATTGAGCTGGTAAATGACAAAGGAACAAAAGAACCAATTGATAATGATAAAATTGTCAGTGTAGTGAATGCTTGTAAAGAAAAAGGATTAATCATTGGGCGTAACGGAATGACAACAGCAGGCTATAATAATGTTTTAACGTTAGCACCGCCTCTTATTATTTCAAGTGAAGAAATTGCTTTTGTTGTCGGGACATTGAAGACAGCGATGGAACGTATTTAA
- a CDS encoding zinc-finger domain-containing protein, translated as MNKKQLIIEVNDLLETYCEGCFLQEHYRKTQSKYYAHSFCIRQCTVGAKLKEYGNQLS; from the coding sequence GTGAATAAGAAGCAGCTCATTATAGAGGTAAATGATTTATTAGAGACGTATTGTGAAGGATGTTTTTTACAAGAACACTATAGAAAAACACAAAGTAAGTACTATGCCCATTCTTTTTGTATTCGGCAATGCACAGTGGGAGCGAAGTTAAAAGAATATGGCAATCAATTATCATAA
- the cspB gene encoding cold shock-like protein CspB, whose protein sequence is MQGKVKWFNNEKGFGFIEIEGADDVFVHFTAIQGEGYKALEEGQEVSFDIVEGNRGPQAANVVKL, encoded by the coding sequence ATGCAAGGAAAAGTAAAATGGTTTAACAACGAAAAAGGTTTTGGATTTATCGAAATTGAAGGTGCTGACGATGTATTCGTACATTTCACAGCTATTCAAGGCGAAGGCTACAAAGCTTTAGAAGAAGGTCAAGAAGTATCTTTCGACATCGTTGAAGGAAACCGTGGACCACAAGCTGCTAACGTAGTAAAACTTTAA